The Bombus vancouverensis nearcticus chromosome 3, iyBomVanc1_principal, whole genome shotgun sequence genomic sequence CAAATGATGATAACTACGTGATTTTGTGGGAAGATTAATCATTTTCTCGAATTTTTTTACGTTAATTTTCTTACCGCAAACTTCGTTGAATTCGATGCTCTTAGCATTGAGATATGTTTGTAACTCAAACATAATTTTATTGCAAGACCATGGATTTCtggaaagaatgaaaaaatgaaaattttgtttatgTTTTTTGAACAATTCTGACATATCTACACAAGGTAAGATATGTCAATTATTCGAGATGTTGAGAAGTGAATATTATtgataacaaataaaatgtaatgAAGTTTTAAGAGTAAAAGTTAAATTCTTATTCGAAacaattatgttaataaaataacgtgatatacatatattaattttatgtgctTTGTTCATCGTACCCTTCTAACGATAATTTGTTCAAAACATGCAATGTTTGCACGACGATGGTACTCATCTGAATCATCAAATTATTTGAAAGATCGAGACGACGAACGTGCGTGAGTCCATTGAACGTATCTGGAGGTAAATGACTAATCTGACATGAATCCAAACTTAGTTCCTGCATCGAAATTTACTTCAccttattaaaaatgaaatttttatcgaagataataattttttcaCAGATATACATATGGTAATACCATTAACGAAGAGGATCGTAATTTCGGTACATgcgaattgaaattatttttcgataGTATTAAGATTCGTAGATTTCTGTTTCTTTCAAAGACTTCATCTGAAATATCATGGAGTCTATTTTTCGATAAATCCAAGATCGTTAAATTCGTAAGGCCATCGAAAGCATTTAGGCCGATTTCACTGATTGCATTCTCAGAAAGATTAAGGTATTTTAATCTCGTCATTCCAACATCCTAAAGTAATGAACAATTTCTCACTTACTATGCGCACAAATTCACAATATTTTAGTGAAATTATTATCAGAATTTGCttcaataaaatttatactCAGTTGCATATAATTacaaacaaagaaaaataatttaataaattcaaacATACCGCTAACTCGAAGTTACTTAAAAGTGATATCACATTATCCGATAAGTCGAGTGCTTGCACGTTGTTCGGTGCACCTGTATGTATACTGTAAAGATGGCGGCCCACACAAGAAGCGCGCTCCAAACCATACCAAGTGTCACACACGCAAAACGACGAGCATTGTCGCGTCAAAACTGTCGTCCCGCAAGCGGAAAACATCGAAATAAGTGAAATGGTTAAATAGACGGCGATACCATGGGTCATGGTAATAAAAGTAAACGATAGATTTCACGAAAATTCGTTAAACTTATACCGCAACTAATGATTTTCGAAGTAATAGTACAGCAAATTCACTTCTGATAGAGATTATTGCGTTTTCTTGTGGCTCGTGATTGCCCCGCCAATGTAATCTTATCTTGCAACATGACTGGATGGATATCGTGGATAAATGTGTTAACGATTGAGATACGTCATCGTATTGTCTCAATTTTCTTACCGTTCCCATTATTTTTTTTGACAGAAACAATGTGTTTTCCGCAATGAAAAACATATGAagcaatttgaaataaaaagtagctgaatacaattatttattacctAATGTTTTTCCTTATTACTGAAACGTTGAGAACTATTTTCTATTCATGTTGAGAACTATTGGAGCAACTGGAAATTTTATTCCTTAAACGAAGGGTGAAAGAAGAGTACGATGAAAAGTAAGATGTTATTTATCAGGCATTATTCATcattttgtattacatattttaatcTAACTGATACGTTCATAGGCAGAAACAACGGCGTATCAGAAACGGATGGTAATcagtaaaagaaatattcatatCATATGGTCCTCCAAATTTTGAGcttgttataattttattgttagaaataaaaaaataattttctaaaatttcttgTTATTAAAATGATAACTTCAATAAGTTTCTTCAAATTGATATTCGCAATGTAGCTAATTCAGTGATTAAAACGCAGATTTTATTGTCTACACCGTAGAATACTCTCCTGTGAAAACATATGGAATTCATGCATGTATTTAAATAAGATATCAAGATTGAATAACTTTTTGCTTTAATAAGGATATAAGTTTGATGTATGTATGTTTATTAATAGACATATCTGAgtatgaataaaaaaataataacgatgAAACCAAGCAATGtcaaataataagatttatattACCaagtttttagaaaaataaagtTCCTCAGTCTGAGACATACTTGAAAACACAATTAAAACGTGATTTAGTTTTTCTTATAGAGTTGCTTTCTCATGATCGATACAGTGAAAGCGTACTGTAAACTACTTGTTGTACctctttattttcatttactGATTCTTGAAAACCGATAAAAACCTTCCGTAAAAATTCCGTGCGCCTTCTTTCATTCGAAATTCCCCGTGTGGAAAGCGTTTCCATGTGAACGCCAAAACGTGGATAGCGTTAAAGAGGTGCATTAATATAATACAAGGATGACTAAGTCTCCATTACATTGACAGCGAGAAATTACATTACAGCGCATATACATGGCGAACATAATCGCGCTCCTTTATGCGATGAAAAGAATGGCAGCCGATGACAATTAACATGTTACTCACTAGCCCTTGGCATCTCTTCGAAGTTAAACGAGGGGTAGCATTCAGTGAGCTAACAGTGTAGCGTTTATTGCGCAACATCCACGGAAATAAATCTAGGATAGGCTGCTGAGAACGCGTGGACCGCTGCCTTCTATTCGGCCTTACCATCCCTCCCCACTGCCCCTTGCATCTTCCGGCCATTTTCATTGCTCGTCCTCCATGCCGCCATGACAAGCATACGGTATGGCACTGCAGCTGCCTCACCTTTACCGACCACGCCGCATTTATCGGCGTAATTACGTTTTTACCTGAAGTCGATTTTTCATCGATGTACCTATGACTCTATGCTGCTCAAAATCACTCGGAATGGACTAAAAATCACGGTCATCTACCGGTTTGCGAAAGCTACTACGAATTGGCCAACAAAATATATCGCTGCTCTCACAGACTATCCACTCCACTGTGTTTCGTCACTAGCGCCCTCAGCTGACACGAAGTACTAATTTGACATTGTTACgattaaatattgaatatacGACAATTTTGCATTACAAGGCAGGATATCGTATAAGAAACAgagaaataattgtaaaatattgaacTTTTTATCGGATTGAAATTAcatgtttttaattaattttatatatttgataGGAAGGATGAATTTgttctttaaataaaaaatataaagtataCACTGTTTCCGGTACAGTGACAAGCTTTGCAAATAACTTTGTAGGTGAGGTTCTCTGTGACACATTCCCTGACGCTCGACTACCATGCGAAAGATATTTCACTCAATGTGTGTCGTCACCGACCTTCTCAGCTGACGTAAAATGGCCGCCTTCTACTGACAGCTGAACCATAAACATAGTTTTTCTctgttaaaacaatatttattgCGATGAAACGCATAACTCCCCTTTTCCTACAGACATTACTTTACCAAAAAGTAAGAATCTTGAGGAAATTCAAGGTATTTCATTAAAAAGATGTTACAGTATGGTGTACGAGCGGCAGTAGGAATATCTTACGAAGAGAGGCTTCTTTGACGCGGGCTTTGTACCTATCGGCAGACTGATCACTCGCTCCGATTTCGTCACAGGCGTTCTCAGCTGATGACAAAGCTCAGCTGCTTTGTGTATTTAAGTACCAGCTGATTACAAAACTGTCGTTTATAAAACCTATGCAAAATCGATATTTCCATGAATACTTTTAGGTTAATTTGACAAAGTAAATCGATGGTGTGCAAGATTTCATATGAGCCTGTATGTAATCGACGTACTTTGCGCATAGAAAAGAGGGACGCCAGAAAGGACGCCGAGTACAGGCGTACGAAAAGAGGAGAGGGCTGAGAAAGTGGAAGGTCTTGATGAGCGAAATGCTTTGGCTAGGGTTCTAGTCTGCGATTTTTTCCCGTTCTTCTCGTTGTCCGGGCGGACGGCCAATGAGAGTAAGTAGGTCAGCGAGCGCGACCAATCGGTGCTCGAGGCCGAATCACGTGGGTTTGTTGTTATCTATCAGCTGTTTTTCCCGGGCGGGCGGGCGGCCGGCCGGCGCAGTGAAAGCCGCTTGGTAGTCTGTCCTCAGTCCCTCGGTCGCTCAGCTGTGCGTCACATGTCGGGTACCGCGAGTCCTACTCCTGCTCGTATACCATTGAATCGTGTACCGCTTGCTCGTTCAAGTTACCGTACAGCGCCGGATTTCTACTCACCGGCAAGCGTCAGTCATATATTATGCTATCTACCGCGTGCACTCCAAAGTATTATCACAAATCGATCACGAAGTGCCTCGAACATGCGGACGGCGTGACGAATACAGGCAACGGTGCACGCCGTTTTGTTGATACGTTGAGTTCTGTGTTCAGGCCGCGAAGGCCACCGCGTCCTTCCTCGGTTTAGGATCGCATTTGCTATCGCGATTGCAATCTCACGCAAAACTGCCCAATCTGTCCTCGACGAGTTATCACGGAACGATGACCTAAAGCAACGTGTCGCAGTACGGAGTTTCGGAGACgtaggaagaaagaaaggaaagaaaaagagctGAAGCTACACACGACGAGTAAAACTGGTGTTCTAGTTTCCGGGAGTGTCTTTCCAAATATTCATTCGAATCATAGACATAATATATCAATCGTGTTTCGATCATCTCTTATGGAAAGTGTCGAACTGTTGAATCGCGCGTGACATTATTTCTTCTCTAGTGTGATCCAAATTTGTTTCCGGTTTCTGCATCTACGTACGTTTTTTAACGTGAGTTTCGCGGACGGTAGTCGAAGAGTGAGTCTTTAACCGCGGTGCAAATGATCTATACGAGAGGCGAATTCGCGCGAGATACTTTCGAGAACGATTCGATACATGGTATTTTGTTGTGAAGTATATCGGTGTGTTAGAATCCTCGTCGAACGTTTCAATCGATTTATCGAAGTGATCGAAACGAGAGCCGAGATCGTTTAACCATAGATAATCACGAATAATGTCGACGGGCAAGAGGCTGGCGAAACGTAGCATAATCGGCACCAGAGTGTGTGCTCCCGGCGAGGACGGGAAATACTACAGTGGCGTCATTCACGCCGTAAAAACGCCGGCGTCAGCCGCGTCCGAGTCAGGCCTCAGCATTACACCGAAGACTCGCTACTCCGTGCGCTTCGATTCCGTTCCCGGCGGCCGTCCGCCGAGTCCCAGCACCGAATACTCCGATCGCGATTTGATCGGGCCTGGTTTCGGCTCTGTCACCAGCGCGCATCTCGTGCCCGGCCAGAAGGTCTATCTTACGTACAACGGACGGGAAATTCACGCAGAGGTCACGCAACATCGCGAGCACCTCGACGAAGTAGACGTGATAATTGTACCGAACGGCCAAGAGGTGAGTGAGTTTGGTAATACCCATTTTGTTCTACTTTCTCTTATCTCTTCTGTTTAATTTTGCGTATTTCGGGCAAATAGTACATCTTTCCGTATTGTATTGCCGTAACTCTCGGATGGCGGATGTGACGCTAGTTACTTTTAAGTTCGCTTTCTTGTAATCTTTGACGATAAGTTTATTGGgtagtttatttattttggACTGACAATAATttggtaaattttattttcgaatgatcgaattaaacaattttatatttctagaTCAAATTTCTAATTATCAGATTTCTATCACTAACTGCCAAATTTTATGTTCAATATGAAATTGATTCAATGAGAATTGATATTGGAAAGGGAGGAATAGGTCAAAGTTTCGCTCTTATTTACATGTATGTATAGTACATTCCTTTCTCATTCTCGGTAGCGCTGTGTATTGCTGTATATCACATACTCATATATTACAAACATATATACGCTGTATATACATACGTTTAAAGAAAAACGCACAAAGCATTGGCGGGGCACGTTAGGCATAACGAGGTTTGATACGTCATCCGTACCGCCGCCGGGTCTCGTTGCATCGGAGCACAGGTTAGCGCGCATCAAACTCGGCGAGCGCGCATGCGCATAGCCAGGCTGTTCCGCCGAACGCGATGTTCGCGATGTTTTCGGAGAGCGAGAAAAACGTATTCTCGCGCGCGATAACACGCCATCGACAGTACCGATGACATACTATGACGAATTGCCGCGATGTTGCGTTTATTCTTAAGATATAGACGATAGATCTTTGACAGCTGGGTGAAATCAACCAAAAGGTAAGAGAGGAAAGACGGAATGGCACGTGACGATGTGACAGCCGGCTGTTACCGGGTgggtgtgtgcgtgcgtgccgTTAatcagaaaatttaattttcgtgACCTCGTTCCGCGTGCAGACTGTACAGTGGCTCTCCTATTTACGCGACGCGCATGAGCAGGGTCACTTCACTCCCCTTGTCCGCGTGCGGGATAGACACAGGTTTATAAGAGACAAACACGTTACCCGTATCTGAACACGAATGCCGCGTTGTGAAGCATAACTGCCACGCACAATGGAATTCGTTTCTCCGATTGTCGTCGATCTAGCGGATTGGCGATCGAGAATATTCGAGAGTAAAACAATGTCTGATCGTAAATGGGTGGGGGAACCGATGGAAGGGGAGTATAACTTCCAGCGAACGAATAACAGGTTAACGAATGGGTTAACAGAAGGAAATGCCTGCGTCTCGAGGCGCATCCGCCGCCCGATATTGGAGTCACACGATACACGAGACCGATGCCAGTCCGTCGATTTTCGACACGCCTTTCTCGAGTTACGGCCAGATAGAATCCGCGAAGTGGCCGCGCGCACGCGCGGCTGCGCACACGCGAGTATACTCGCGTATACAGTTGCCGAGAGCCGCAAGAGTTTTTTGCAGATTCGTAGAAAAGCGTAGCGAGCGCAACGTAATAAATACCCCATAAAACGAGGGATAGCGCTATTACGGCCGGTCAGGCGTGGCAGAGAAGTATACGCAGCCTCGATACCGCTACGTGGGCGCGGTTAGATTCGTAATGAGAGGCACTGGCGTTCTCTAGCTTGCTTGTCCGTACAGCGAGGCTCTTTCGcgcgtatgtatgtatgtacgtagatGCGGGAGAGGTCGGTTTTATGCGCGAAGCCAGTACGGTAGTACTGGCCCGTGCACCGGCTACCGGTGACCCCACGTGGAACGCATTAGCGCAATATCTTTCTACCTCCGTTAGGTAGCTCAGGCGTGACCACGGTTTCATTTCGTGGAAACTTTGCTGCGCGCTCGCGAGCGCTCATGCTCCACTCGGGGGAAAAAATAAACCGGATCTGGTCAGACCGAAGTGTCCGGTTCCGATATTTTTGCGCCCCGCAATATGTAGTTATGTCTGTTTTGCACGAGTTCACCGGAAAATCGGCCTGCCTTATTGCGGTGGCAAATGGTCAAATTGTCGCGTTTTTATCTAACAACGATGTCACGTAGGCTAAAGACACGTTTCCAGTAGATGTTTAGAATGAAAGACTGACACTTAATATTCTTCGAGCAATAGTTGGTTTTTATTTGTCAAATTTGTATACATTTCAAGGGTATGTGTATTATGATAGAGAATTCATAAACAAAATTATgctagaaaattttatatttcggtTTGGGTACTAAATGATAATTTTATTGTACTATAGCttatttatgtaattaattaattttgattaaattggtaatttattaaatcaaaatttttaaaatttacataTCCCTTGGTGGTTTCGTACAAAAAAATTCTGACAATGGAAAATATGAAGCGGTAGCACTTAAATAAGGGGAGACTCATTATAGGGCTAAATATAGATAACCTTGCAACACACGTTTATTCTTATTTgaagtacatacatatacggCAATTATTACTACATTCAAGAGAGAATTGAAGTTTATTGAAGGGAACTTTTTCTTATGGTAATATTCCTTAATATCAACGAAAGCATaaaatctgaatgaaaatcgttCAGGTCTTGGTTTCAACGAACACATTATCGCCGGCGCGTGATAGTAGTAAACTTCAGAGATTCATCTTAATCTTCTCGATCGCAATTATGATTATTTTTAATCATCGTATCCGTGATGAGATATACGTAACAGGGCGTGCTTTTCGTGTTCCTGTCTTCCTTAATTCACCGTGATCATCTGTAATCTTTAATCGCCATAATTAATCTACCGATGTAGTACTCTGACGTAAGTACTTCCCCACGTCGTTACCTGTTTATACATGCAACACATAAGCGAGCGTACATGGCTGACTTTTAGTGACGTCGAAGTATTTACCGAACCGTGAATCGGTAAATACTGGACGGCGTTTATCTGTTAGCGCAAGTACGCGCAAGTGGTAATTTTAAAGCTTCCGTGCGTTCTGCCGACTATCGTGTACCTCTGCTTTAGCAAACATCTTACATATGCAGTTTCGTAACGTCCACTTCGCGATTCGACACCTCACCGGTCGACCTGCCTTCTGTTAGCCCTGACAATATGTCAATAGCCATGGCGCTCGACCGTCAATTTCGTTGCAGTCCCTATTTTTTCAAAGTATTGTCCATGGCTGTACTCACTATTCATTTACTATATTTATTCAGAACTATAAGGAATTCTAAAATTTAACAATTGATTTGCTcattaattcgaaattttcattCCTTAAGAAATATTAGATTTTATCGTCGTTTACAATTTcatagaaagaggaagaaattaGCGTAGCGTGACATTTATCGGAATATTTATAAGGCTTTACTTGCTCAGAGTTGTACTACTACAAATAATCGGCAATTAATTAAACATGCATCTTACGTATTTAACTAAATGCTTCCTAGAATTTACATGTTGTGAATCCCTAAAAGTATCAACTTAGAAGGTAATTTAGTTTTTATAccaagttttattatattttcagtAAAACCACCTCAAAGATAGTGTTCATATTTTGATTTTGCTATTATTTTAGCACATCTTTCTCTATCTGGATTCCAAGTACCCTACCAAACCGACATGATCGCGCAATAAAATCGCCTCTTTACAAATCCTCGCAGCTATTTCGTCGTATCTCTTATCACGGTCACAATCGTCAAACTCGCTCACTCTTCTGTCAAATTGTCCAACATAATCACTCCTCAACCAACATGACAAAACAACCGTAACCGATAAAAGTTGAGAATCACTGACGCGTGCATTTCACTGCGACGAAAAGATAGCACAACATTGGATACGTGGTAATGCGTTCCACTGCGGGAGTGCGTTTCGCCGTTAACGGTGCGATCCATCGGGTCTATCTACGGTCACCACGGAAATATCCGACCTGCGGGGCGCATTCGAAATAATGGTCGCGTTTAACGGTGTCACTGGTCACCGGCACGGGCGTGAGACGATTGAGTAAGAGATGGCCAGTGTGTGCGCGCACTTCGTGCGTGGATCCAAAGATAGATATCCCGGCACAGGCTTACCAAACCTAACTGGCCCGactctatatacatacatacatagagGCGCATCCGCAACAACCGTTCGCGATGTAAACAAATGTCGGTATGCGTACAGGCTTGTCTAGCAGTCTGACATAGTCACGCGGGTGTTTCCTTCATTCCTTGCGATCGTTCGTGCTATCTTGTAGCCACTGACGTTTTTGGAAATACGTATGTTAGTTTCGATAAATTCTTGCTTTTCTTCTCTTATATTCGTTTATCAATCGCTGTGTGCGCCGGGGAATCCAGAACGCT encodes the following:
- the LOC117165736 gene encoding uncharacterized protein LOC117165736, whose product is MTHGIAVYLTISLISMFSACGTTVLTRQCSSFCVCDTWYGLERASCVGRHLYSIHTGAPNNVQALDLSDNVISLLSNFELADVGMTRLKYLNLSENAISEIGLNAFDGLTNLTILDLSKNRLHDISDEVFERNRNLRILILSKNNFNSHVPKLRSSSLMELSLDSCQISHLPPDTFNGLTHVRRLDLSNNLMIQMSTIVVQTLHVLNKLSLEGNPWSCNKIMFELQTYLNAKSIEFNEVCGKKINVKKFEKMINLPTKSRSYHHLANASMLFDETKSVTEYNVSNTLKDKNLSTCEQMINQMHVVDYKSVVYWFLLLGFILGISSGVFISYIWLSRMCLCNRRYRYHEQFNDELITSQRLSLLDSYLQGLISSDRSLIESCPGTPPPQYRDVMLRPNLYPPRESNLNNNGNGYGEMYT